A single region of the Lates calcarifer isolate ASB-BC8 linkage group LG3, TLL_Latcal_v3, whole genome shotgun sequence genome encodes:
- the psmb2 gene encoding proteasome subunit beta type-2 produces the protein MEYLIGIQGPDFVLVAADNVAASSIIQMKHDYDKMFKLSEKILLLCVGEAGDTVQFAEYIQKNVQLYKMRNGYELSPAAAANFTRKNLADYLRSRTPYHVNLLLAGYDDTDGPGLFYMDYLSSLAKAPFAAHGYGAFLTLSILDRYYRPDLTRDEAVDLLKKCIEELNKRFILNLPSFTVRLIDKEGIHDLEKLTLGAK, from the exons ATGGAATATTTGATCGGGATTCAGGGGCCGGATTTCGTCCTTGTCGCCGCTGATAATGTTGCAGCCAGCAGCATCATTCAGATGAAACACG actaTGACAAGATGTTCAAACTCAGTGAGAAgattttgctgctgtgtgttggagAAGCAGGAGACACAGTACAGTTTGCAGAATATATCCAGAAGAATGTTCAGCTCTACAAAATGAGGAATG GTTATGAACtcagtccagcagcagcagcaaacttCACACGAAAGAACCTTGCAGACTACCTTCGGAGCAGG ACTCCATATCATGTGAACCTGTTGCTGGCGGGCTACGATGACACAGACGGCCCAGGTCTCTTCTACATGGACTACCTGTCTTCCTTGGCCAAGGCCCCCTTCGCTGCCCATGGCTACGGAgcctttctcactctctccattCTTGACCGCTACTACAGACCAG atCTGACCCGAGATGAGGCAGTGGATCTGCTGAAGAAGTGCATTGAGGAA ctgaacAAGCGCTTCATCCTGAACCTCCCCTCCTTCACAGTCCGTTTGATTGACAAGGAGGGCATCCATGACCTGGAGAAGCTCACCCTCGGCGCCAAGTGA
- the cdca5 gene encoding sororin has translation MNGGTPQSIMSETNNLNSSLRRRSPRLSSPQDNLKTDKKMAPASVAVKRSITVRKIAPRKTVAPSENNKENTPRRSEGSQQKKQKVSTPGPTPGRGGSSSVEKKKEKKKAAMPSPIIPSSPPPSRSHQPAMDPEDEVWSQKVRRSYSRLSDKSFNSPNSRETLFGFEKLQTPEVARSARQSKTGLEASGSLSCLNSFTSLLEVDDCGSAFPEPDPNIPGVAVVKEKRRRKKVQQIDATELDVLAAEMNAVFEEGRGV, from the coding sequence ATGAACGGAGGGACACCTCAAAGCATAATGTCGGAGACAAATAATCTCAACAGCTCGCTGCGGAGACGGTCACCACGGCTGAGTTCTCCTCAGGATAACTTAAAAACGGACAAGAAAATGGCGCCTGCGTCTGTCGCCGTCAAACGCTCCATAACTGTGAGGAAAATAGCTCCCAGAAAAACAGTAGCACCGTCGGAAAATAACAAGGAAAATACGCCGAGACGCTCGGAGGGCAGCCAGCAGAAGAAGCAGAAGGTCTCCACCCCAGGTCCTACACCGGGTCGTGGCGGCTCCTCCTCGGttgagaagaagaaggagaagaagaaggccGCTATGCCCTCACCGATCATCCCCTCGTCGCCGCCGCCCTCTCGTTCCCATCAACCGGCCATGGATCCAGAGGACGAGGTGTGGTCGCAGAAAGTGCGCCGGTCCTACAGCAGGCTCAGCGACAAGTCATTCAACAGCCCCAACTCCCGTGAGACTTTATTCGGCTTTGAGAAGCTACAGACCCCCGAAGTGGCCCGGAGTGCCCGGCAGTCCAAGACAGGTCTAGAGGCTTCTGGATCCCTGTCATGTCTGAACTCATTCACGTCTCTACTCGAGGTGGATGACTGTGGTTCAGCTTTCCCCGAGCCGGACCCAAATATCCCAGGAGTGGCTGTggtgaaggagaagaggaggaggaagaaggtcCAGCAGATAGACGCCACAGAGCTGGACGTACTGGCCGCAGAGATGAACGCAGTGTTTGAGGAAGGCAGAGGAGTTTGA